CTGTGGTGGAGGTGCGGCTGATTGGAGGCTGCGTGAAAGAGTGAGTTGGCCGCAGCTCGAGGAGGCACGATGGCGGCGCTGCACCTGGGAGGGTTTCTGTGGCTGCAGTCCTAGAACTGCACCTGGGAGGGTTTCTGTGGCTGCAGTCCTCGAATGCCGGGCTGAGATGGCGGCACCATTGGCATTATCACTTCCTTGGAGGCGTCGTTTGTGGCATTATCACTTCCTTGGAGGCGTCGTTTGTAGAGACCCATCTCGGCTTGTGGTATTGCcggttgttggcgctccttaagtacctatTTTAttccttgtttatccttgataatggcatgaatttaatatcaaaatcactaaccgtcctaaccccggcctaattattggtcattttcacatttacacatatattttggtggaacttcgtttttgcaggtttttggcctattttggagcatgaaatgacgaggtccgtgatcgagcgctaacacagagaaagacgaagtccaaagcccaaaggaaggaccaaagcccatgttgattcgaagcccattcatgcacatccatcctccaagagagcccgaATGACCAAGCCCACAatgatgagatcaagatacttcgggattaagcaaagcaaatgaagatttaaggaaggattccctatcctatcctttcctcgaagatatctctaagataacgacgtccaaaggggtgcaatcgtgaaggacataaactctagaagatgcgaggagtctacacgcgaaagaggagaccgaggcggtcccgaaagagggtaggctggGTGGCCTACGcccatgaggccggccggcctagcccttttccgaggcggttcggcctccccttcgactggtggcttcctcggcttataaatagctcgcaccttattcaactcgtgggatcaatccacccagaactcgatgaaaacctagggccaaggccggaggGAGATGATGGCCGCCGCAAGTTGTcgaaggtacctaggagatggcttaggccacccctagccgccatggcctccctgcgaggttgtgccatggtggagtttgggagtcatccccaacattcgtcggggtatgtacacacacgatggtgatatcaatctactctttattctagttgtctcgacttcgTTCTACTTCAAtacatgctttctttctcatatgtgatgcatccatatgttcatagtaagattagatctattcgtggtgattagtctatatcttgcggatacgttgaggtagcgtgttttagctagttggttgattaccccggtgtggtgacaacatggcggagggaaaaattctagcgacgacatgatgtggaataggatcgatggcgagtaccatgggagtcgttgcgcggccaccaagaggaggagcttcgagtaagagcacttggtgggcatttggggtaaagctttgggaaaccttaggcattaacacgcacctcgcaccggcgaccttgggaaagtaggccgcttgcgagccgcccttctgagagatgatttcgtgtacctttatttgagatgcaatctatgttttgatcacctttttgactagaactgtacctagagacgataggccctagctactttgttgtgttatctcatctacggttgtgggtgtgatggacacttatgcttcattcatatctatcaagtgttcagtttatttGCAATCtttgcttcatgtttaggataggttcgatagattagatggtaaaccctagtcggttcgcttccaatccacggattgataaaccttggggggatactctaagggaaaagctaccacgatccgtgcgcttgcggtacgtaaattggggctctaaggagcatcaacaccGGTGTCGCCATTGGTCACGTGTGGCTTCTGCCGGTGGCATGGCAAGGTGGCTGGTGCCGGTGGTTGGTTCGAAGGGGGTTGCCGAACCCACATGGTGGCGGCCAAAGTTATGCTGGCGGTCAGGGGTCATCGCATGAGTGTCAGCTTTGGCTGCTTGCAGCGGACCGCGACGGCTAGTGTTGCTTGGTAATTGCCATTGCGGCGTGGGATTGCATTGGAGGACGGCGTTTGCAGCAACGATATCGTGGGATGACTTGGTTTGCGGTGGACTACGGCGGGTTGCTTAGTCTCGCTCGGCGACTCCGGTGCAGTACATCGTCGGAAGACGGCGCGTACAACAACTTGGCTTGTTGGCATGACGGCGGAGGCTATGTGCACAAGTGGTGCAACAAGATGCTATCATCCAGCGAGCGCGACTCGGCTATTTGATAGGGTTCTTGGAAATGGAGCAGCACTGTTCATCATCCTAACGGCGACATAGTAAACAGGTTTGCGACTCGGAGTACTAAGGCAgatgtggcgaggcccccacgTGTGGTGTCTTCGGCGAGGCGACGAGCGAGGTGGAGTCCAACAGCAGATGTGGTGAGGCCCCCGCGCATTGTGTTTTTGTGGCAATGACTGCGAGGTAGCCTGCGTTTGGTCCGGATCCGGTGGTTTTTCACCTTGTCGGGTGGTGTGTGGTGCTGCAGCAGCACTACGGCGATGGGTTCCGCATGGCGGTGGCCTTCTCGGTGAGGTGCGGTCTGTTTCTCTCATTTCCCTATCGGCGCGGGGCCATACCCAACGACAACTTCAGGAGATGGATAAGGTTATTAGCCGTGGTGGCTAGGCGGCTTTTGTTCTACCTCCGTTTTCTAGCGGAGTGGTCTCGTCTATGTCGATGTCTCAATCCGACCGACTAGAGTTGTCTCATGGAGACAAGTTGTGTGGCTtgcgtcgatgtcccaatccgatcAGCCAGAGTTTGTTTGAGTTAAGTTGTGTTCGGCACGTggtgatgtcccaatccaacccgcCTATTTTGTTCTTGtgactttttctcttttttcctggTTATGACCTATaaccttgtattttttttcccgCTATATCAATAGAAATGCACTCGTGGAGTGTTCGTTCAAAAAACAGCAAGACACAGCCTATAGCTAGGTCGGTCTTCCACTACGTCTGATCAGCCTGTCACTACTCACTAGCATGAAAGCAAGATCGAGTACTGCATTTTGAAAGCTAAGCAAAGAGTTCGGGCGCTGGGACGACTTATTTGCATGATACTATGGTGGATACGAAAATGTGACCCAATTTAGTCAGCAAGACTGCATCTGAGTTCTGACGTATATGCCTATCAGAACGAAGGACTGAAGCATTCTTATTTGGCCACCTATACAAGCTAAGTAAGCCCATGCAATTAACTGGCCACCGCAACAAATTTCCTCAAAAGCTAAACAAATCATTCACCATTCATCTCATACAAACGCAACTCACAGAACGGGATCAGAAATCAACAAAGCACACACAAGGCACTGACGATAATATTAGTACTTTAGTAGCACCACACTCAAGGAAGTGTCATATCACACATACATAAGCATATGCAGTGAAACAACTGACAAGTTTTGTTCCAAGAGGGTCGAAATCCACGATTAAACTAGCGATAACTGTTTAGCAATAATACTAATATATTAAGTCTAACAGAAGACAGCCAGGCAGTCACATTCATGAGCCTCCCGATGCAACACCAGATATTTTTTAAACCATCAGGAACCTGCCAAGAGAACTTGCATTAGACCATGTCACAGTGTGAGCATAGCTGATTAACACAAACGATAAATGTTAATAGGAGGGGCGTAATTGAACAATTTACTGACCAcgaccatgtccaaaagaaCACATTCCACAGAACTCTACTGGTTCTTGCTACCACCTGTggatagagataagaaattggAGTTGGGGACAGTGGTCAGTACTTCAGTAGGTTATATGATTATGACATTCTGGTCAAGTTTAAAAGCAAATTGAGAGAATTTAGTTTTCAGGGCACATACCTAGCATTGAAGACTTCAGAAAATCCTCATCTGCAGGGAACAGCTGCAGATTCTTGGACTTCAGCAAGAACCCAACAGCACCATCCTGGAAGTCCAGTAAGCTTCCAAATTTTATGAGTTCAGCAAGCGAAGGGATCTGATCTGCCATTTCAAAGAGCACTCCTTTAGATATCTCATCTGCAAAGTAGGTTGCAAACTTAATCTTCTCTTCATAGCTGGATTCACCATCGCTGCTCTGCATATACAGCTTAGAATTCTCCCTTTCCCACCGAATCATTCGGCAGGCCTTCACCTCCACAACCTCTCCAGATGACAAGCATACACTATAGCCCACCGTGATAGGTTCATCAGTCTCTTGGACAGTCACATTCAGAAGGCAAGAAACCATCCCCTGCCTCTCTTCAGCAGGAATGTCGAGAGCAGGATCAGCAAGGTATGCGATAATTATCTGTAGCAAGCCAACCTTAATCACCTTGCTCGAATCAACTGTTCTGAAACGGCCATTCTCTAAGGTCAAAGAATCATTCTTCGTGATTGCTTTGGATATTCTCTGAACACCAATGCTACTATAGATTCTGTTAAGTCTTGCTTGAGACATGGATGGTGGGGTGGAAGAAGGATACCAGATGAAAAGCGATTGATGATGAAGCTTGTTGAACAAATCTGCAAGCAATAGATCATCAGGAACGAACACATTCTCCTTGTTTTGTAAAATGATCTTGCCATTGGTACATACTGGAACCTTGACACAACCAGAAAGAAGTTCCTCTGTTTTTTTCGTCCAGTTAATTGCAATAAACTTCCAGAAAGCAAAGCAATCAGACATAGTGAGCATGTGAACTGAGTTCTCCCATGTGGCCCATAATTTGCAATAGTCTTGAGAACAAGGTCCATGCCTCACATCGAAAGTGATTGAAAAGAAGTCAAGCAACTCCCTGTCATAATATTTGTCCAGAATATGTAGCTGCAGGCTAAAAAGATTGTTCTTATCATAAAGAACACAGCTTCTTGAGCTCACCCATTCTCCGCCCTCTGTTTCCTTTGGTATCCAAATCCAATCGCTGGTGTTGTTGTCAGGCTTCCAATTatgcttcatcaagtacatGTAGATCCGGGAAATAGTAGTTCTATCCTTGTGGCTTCTGAGATGACGAGCAATAAGATCTTGTCCACAATTAACATCAATGATCACTCCAATTTTCGCAAGGGCATCTTTGAATGAGGCTATCTCTGAACCATAGAATGCTTCGTCGATGAAAGGGCCATCTTCCATGCACAGAGAAGACTGTTTCGCATCAAATAGGATACATTCATCAGGACATTTGTAGCCCATGGATGTCTTCAACCACTCCTTGCAAATCTTGTCCTGAAAGCCCTTAGGAGGTCCAGTTGTAGAGGCAAAGTAGTTCTTGATGCACTCAAGCAATGACAAGATGGTATCTTTGGACATGATGGAAGGATCATCACGAATGCTGAGGCCACCAATGACAAATCTAGCACCACATTTCACTTCAACAGTAACACCCAACTCCCTAAGCTCATCTTTATAACCGTATATATCCTTTCCTAAACCATGAGAAGAGTCACCATCATCAATGAATGGTAATATTGCCACAGGAGATAAATATTGCCATGCATGATCAAATACGATTGCATCTGAGGGAGATTTGAACCCTAGTGATGTGTGTAGTCACTTCTCGCTGCGCATGCAGTTGAAAAGCTCAACAGGAAGTGGGCTGTGTGTTCTCAGCTGCCCATAAGATTTTAGTACAGCAAGGACATTAGGCTTTGTAAGTGATGACATGGATACCATTTGCTTGTAAACCTGAGCTATAGCCTTTGATGCCTCCTCAAATCGTGTTATCAAACCAGTTTTCTTCAACTCGTCTTGGTATGAACTGATGACACTCCCATAAAATCCTAAATCAATTATGGGAACTCCTTCAAAAATCTTCACAAGGCACTCCCATTCAGGATCCACAAGAAAACACGCATTAGGAGCACGAAATCCCACATTAGTCCTCACCCATTTCAAATCTTTGAGCTTCCTTATAAAATCTTCACATGAACCCACATAGCGGATGCATTTGAGGATTAATACAGTAGCCTCAGGGGTAATAGCAGCAgaattgaacttgaagttgtCAATAACAAGCTGGTAATTTTGTTTGAACCCAACAATAACACCAAGCAACACCAGCTCTGGTTTGTAGTCATGAATTGCCTCGCCATAGAACTGGACATCAAGGAATGGTTGGTTACTAATACATGATGCCACATTCCAATCTGAGTCACGGATGATACAATCAGAAGGACGCCTGTAGCCAAGAGTGCTCTTCATCCAACATCCACCTTTAACACTGTCGATCAGTTCACTTGGAGATAGAACCTTCTCTCGTAAAAACCGAATGAGCCGAAGCAGCGAGTACACATTCTCTTTGGTCAATTCATTGATTGCAGCCATAGACATGAGGCGGCTTCCAATGTAAGCTGATGCCTCCTGAAATTCAAATCTCACCCCAATAGCCTTGAGTTCCTGTTTGTACATATGCAGCTTGTTTCGATAGAATTGTTGGTCAATCATTGGTATATCAACAAAGGAAGACACACTTTGCAAAAGGCTTCCCCAGTTAGCACTAGACAGAAATGATTCATTTGGTGGCTTGTACCCTACTGACGTTTTTAGCCAACTTCCTTCTTTTACACAAGCCAGGAACTGATCTGGTAATCTTACACCATTTGAATCGATATTCCGTATCCATTCCAGTAGCAAGAATGCATTATCCACTGTGAGAGGCGATGATACAGTAGGGAAGCTGGCATTTGGCGGGTTTATGAATGGGACATCTGAGGCATGCAGATGTGTCTTGAGGAATTCCAATGGCTGATCCTCAGATGTGTTGTTCCCAGCAAAATGGCCTGCTGACTTGTAATTTGCTGACAATTCAATATAGCCATCATTCCTCCATGGGTTTGTACCCAGCAAACCAACCCATTTGCTACCCTTGGCGGGAACAATAATGCTATTTCTCTTCTTCACAACACTGCCATAGCTGTCAATTACCGGCATGACATGGCATAGCTCTGATAAGTTGTAGCTCTCTATGTGTTCCATCTTTAGTGAGGGGTACAGAAAGTGTGCGAAAGCAATAAGAGGTCTCCAATCATTACCCAAAGAACCAACAACAGTCAACCCATAACTGTAGACAGAGACAACCTCCACTTTTGCATGGTTCTGAAGCCAGTTTTCCACTATCGTCTTCTGTGAGAAAGCTTCAAGAGCAATCTGTGTGCTGGGATGGAGAAAGAACCGATTAGCAGATGGAAACTCCTTGTTCCAGCTGATTAACCATGATCTGTACGTCCTGTCAGATGCAATGCACAACCTATCATCCCACTGACTAGCTCTATTTATGCTCCAAAACAAGAGAACACCATTTCTATCAACATATCTCAGTAGGGGAATTGACATCATGTTTGTACCTAAGAAACAGTTTTGCCAATTATTGGCAACAAAATATATAATTTCCAGGTAAAGCTGTTCATGTGCCTCCTTGACAAGATTAGAACCTTCAATGCATTTTGCATACCATTCAATGCTCACACTTTTGACACCCATAAATTCAAGCA
This genomic interval from Panicum virgatum strain AP13 chromosome 8K, P.virgatum_v5, whole genome shotgun sequence contains the following:
- the LOC120645639 gene encoding uncharacterized protein LOC120645639 translates to MDLKNLSTHGTYILSSHFDESTYNSVLEFMGVKSVSIEWYAKCIEGSNLVKEAHEQLYLEIIYFVANNWQNCFLGTNMMSIPLLRYVDRNGVLLFWSINRASQWDDRLCIASDRTYRSWLISWNKEFPSANRFFLHPSTQIALEAFSQKTIVENWLQNHAKVEVVSVYSYGLTVVGSLGNDWRPLIAFAHFLYPSLKMEHIESYNLSELCHVMPVIDSYGSVVKKRNSIIVPAKGSKWVGLLGTNPWRNDGYIELSANYKSAGHFAGNNTSEDQPLEFLKTHLHASDVPFINPPNASFPTVSSPLTVDNAFLLLEWIRNIDSNGVRLPDQFLACVKEGSWLKTSVGYKPPNESFLSSANWGSLLQSVSSFVDIPMIDQQFYRNKLHMYKQELKAIGVRFEFQEASAYIGSRLMSMAAINELTKENVYSLLRLIRFLREKVLSPSELIDSVKGGCWMKSTLGYRRPSDCIIRDSDWNVASCISNQPFLDVQFYGEAIHDYKPELVLLGVIVGFKQNYQLVIDNFKFNSAAITPEATVLILKCIRYVGSCEDFIRKLKDLKWVRTNVGFRAPNACFLVDPEWECLVKIFEGVPIIDLGFYGSVISSYQDELKKTGLITRFEEASKAIAQVYKQMVSMSSLTKPNVLAVLKSYGQLRTHSPLPVELFNCMRSEK
- the LOC120644445 gene encoding uncharacterized protein LOC120644445, which codes for MSKDTILSLLECIKNYFASTTGPPKGFQDKICKEWLKTSMGYKCPDECILFDAKQSSLCMEDGPFIDEAFYGSEIASFKDALAKIGVIIDVNCGQDLIARHLRSHKDRTTISRIYMYLMKHNWKPDNNTSDWIWIPKETEGGEWVSSRSCVLYDKNNLFSLQLHILDKYYDRELLDFFSITFDVRHGPCSQDYCKLWATWENSVHMLTMSDCFAFWKFIAINWTKKTEELLSGCVKVPVCTNGKIILQNKENVFVPDDLLLADLFNKLHHQSLFIWYPSSTPPSMSQARLNRIYSSIGVQRISKAITKNDSLTLENGRFRTVDSSKVIKVGLLQIIIAYLADPALDIPAEERQGMVSCLLNVTVQETDEPITVGYSVCLSSGEVVEVKACRMIRWERENSKLYMQSSDGESSYEEKIKFATYFADEISKGVLFEMADQIPSLAELIKFGSLLDFQDGAVGFLLKSKNLQLFPADEDFLKSSMLGGSKNQ